One Salmo trutta chromosome 12, fSalTru1.1, whole genome shotgun sequence genomic region harbors:
- the LOC115202854 gene encoding transmembrane protein 138: MCATLDPARSHTQPGRPAFGPEMLQTNNYSLVLLIQLSLLTFDLFVNSFSELLRAAPVVQLVLFIIQDIAILFNLIIILLMLFNTYVFQVGLVSLLLERFRALLLLSALYLTLSISLHSWIMNLRWLKSNRYVWTDGLQVLFVFQRIASVLYYYFYKRTTEYLGDPRLYEDSPWLRDAFANARARQ, from the exons atgtgcgcCACCTTGGATCCTGCTCGGAGCCACACACAGCCCGGGCGCCCAGCCTTCGGTCCGGAGATGCTGCAGACCAACAACTACTCCCTGGTGCTGCTGATCCAGCTGAGCCTGTTGACCTTTGACCTGTTCGTCAACTCCTTCAGCGAGCTGCTGAGGGCCGCGCCCGTCGTCCAGCTGGTGCTCTTCAT tatccaGGACATAGCCATCCTGTTTAACCTGATCATCATTCTGCTGATGCTGTTCAACACCTACGTATTCCAGGTGGGCCTGGTGTCCTTGCTGCTGGAGCGCTTCAGGgccctgctgctgctctctgcccTCTACCTGACCCTCAGCATCTCCCTACACTCCTGGATCATG AATCTACGCTGGCTAAAATCAAACCGCTATGTGTGGACTGATGGTCTCCAAGTGCTTTTTGTCTTCCAAAGAATAG cgTCCGTGTTGTACTACTACTTCTACAAGCGCACCACGGAGTACCTGGGTGACCCTCGGCTCTATGAAGACTCGCCTTGGCTCAGAGACGCCTTTGCCAACGCCAGGGCCCGCCAGTGA